In Deinococcus sp. HSC-46F16, the following are encoded in one genomic region:
- a CDS encoding acyl-CoA dehydrogenase family protein: MWPTSVLPADLEAVTARAEAAIRAHTGACEAAGDVTPEAGAALRASGYTRLTLPREAGGLGATLEEYAEAQRRLGQAGAALALVLAMHTHVVGAAFQGRTLPGPMLAALAGASVEGRLVNALASEPELGSPSRGGLPRTAAVPDGDGWRVTGRKTWATGARELGLAVVSAATPAGEVARLLVPLDAPGVAVEPTWVGALALRGSGSHDVTFGGVWVPAEHVAPPTPAHPASSAWFWTALAATYLGVGFAALETLTAYARERVPTALGAPIATLPRVQEAVGRMAAELTASRALLASAARAWDTAPGPGAVPLLGAAKVHATNAAVATTDLAVRTAGGAALLPALGLERLLRDARAGLTHPPADEVGYGGLGAARLGVEARR, from the coding sequence ATGTGGCCCACCTCTGTCCTGCCCGCCGACCTCGAAGCCGTCACCGCGAGGGCGGAGGCGGCCATCCGTGCTCACACAGGCGCCTGCGAGGCGGCCGGGGACGTGACCCCGGAGGCGGGGGCGGCGCTGCGGGCGAGCGGGTACACCCGGCTGACCCTGCCGCGAGAGGCCGGGGGGCTGGGCGCCACCCTGGAGGAGTACGCCGAGGCCCAGCGGCGACTGGGGCAGGCGGGGGCGGCGCTCGCGCTGGTGCTGGCAATGCACACGCATGTGGTAGGAGCGGCGTTTCAGGGCCGGACGCTGCCTGGGCCAATGCTGGCGGCGCTGGCGGGGGCGAGCGTGGAGGGGCGGCTGGTAAACGCGCTGGCGAGTGAGCCGGAACTCGGCAGCCCCTCGCGCGGGGGCCTGCCGCGCACGGCGGCGGTGCCGGACGGGGACGGCTGGCGGGTCACCGGCCGCAAGACCTGGGCCACCGGAGCGCGGGAGCTGGGGCTGGCGGTCGTCAGCGCGGCCACCCCCGCCGGGGAGGTCGCCCGGCTGCTGGTGCCGCTGGACGCCCCCGGCGTGGCGGTGGAACCGACCTGGGTGGGAGCGCTCGCCCTGCGCGGAAGCGGCAGCCATGACGTGACCTTTGGCGGGGTCTGGGTCCCCGCCGAACACGTCGCCCCACCGACCCCGGCCCACCCCGCGAGCAGCGCGTGGTTCTGGACGGCCCTCGCGGCGACGTACCTGGGGGTCGGCTTCGCGGCGCTGGAGACGCTGACGGCTTACGCGCGGGAGCGGGTGCCCACCGCGCTGGGCGCCCCCATCGCCACTCTGCCGCGCGTGCAGGAAGCGGTGGGCCGGATGGCGGCGGAGCTGACAGCCTCCCGCGCCCTGCTGGCATCGGCGGCGCGGGCCTGGGACACCGCGCCGGGGCCGGGGGCGGTGCCGCTGCTGGGCGCGGCGAAGGTCCACGCGACGAATGCGGCCGTCGCTACCACCGACCTCGCCGTGCGGACGGCGGGCGGGGCGGCGCTGCTGCCCGCGCTGGGGCTCGAGCGCCTGCTGCGCGACGCGCGGGCCGGGCTGACCCACCCCCCCGCCGACGAGGTGGGCTACGGCGGACTGGGGGCCGCGCGGCTGGGCGTCGAAGCGCGGCGGTAG